One window of Nocardia sp. NBC_00508 genomic DNA carries:
- a CDS encoding ArsB/NhaD family transporter codes for MTATAVIVFVVGYLLIATERIHKTKAALGGAAVVLAAGVLDSGDAFFSQDTGIDWDVILLLFGMMVIVGILRQTGVFEYTAIWAAKRAKGLPVRVMILLTLITAVASAFLDNVTTVLLIAPVTLLVCDRLDIRPVPFLIAEVLASNIGGAATLIGDPPNIIVASRSGLSFNDFLVHMAPIVVLALIVFTLILPILFRGSFDADADRIADVMALDEREAIRDPRLLIKCGVVLFAVFAAFVTHSVSHVDPSVIALLGAGVLVLISGSEPGDYLSGVEWETLLFFAGLFVMVGALVKTGVVEAMAEWATDATDGNALVAVLLILVVSALLSGIIDNIPYVATMSPLVADLTGSIDNPVHSDALWWSLTLGADFGGNLTAVGASANVVMIGIAARAGTPVSFWEFTRKGAVVTVMTIGIAAPYLWLRYFVLS; via the coding sequence ATGACCGCGACCGCGGTCATCGTGTTCGTGGTTGGGTACCTGCTGATCGCCACCGAACGCATCCACAAGACGAAAGCCGCCCTCGGCGGCGCCGCGGTGGTGCTCGCAGCGGGCGTGCTCGACTCGGGTGATGCGTTCTTCTCCCAGGACACTGGTATCGACTGGGATGTCATCCTGTTGTTGTTCGGGATGATGGTGATCGTCGGGATTCTGCGTCAGACCGGTGTGTTCGAATACACCGCGATTTGGGCGGCCAAGCGTGCCAAGGGATTACCGGTACGGGTGATGATCCTGCTCACGCTGATCACCGCGGTGGCGTCGGCATTCCTCGACAACGTCACCACCGTGCTGTTGATCGCGCCGGTGACGTTGCTGGTGTGCGACCGTCTCGACATCCGGCCGGTACCTTTTCTGATCGCCGAAGTGTTGGCCTCGAATATCGGTGGCGCGGCCACATTGATCGGTGATCCGCCCAACATTATCGTGGCGAGCCGAAGCGGGCTGTCGTTCAACGACTTCTTGGTACACATGGCGCCGATCGTGGTGCTCGCGCTGATCGTGTTCACTCTGATTCTGCCGATCCTGTTCCGGGGTTCGTTCGACGCCGACGCCGACCGCATCGCCGATGTGATGGCGCTGGACGAACGTGAAGCGATTCGAGATCCGCGGCTGCTGATCAAGTGCGGCGTGGTGCTGTTCGCGGTATTCGCCGCGTTCGTGACCCATTCGGTGTCGCATGTCGATCCGTCGGTGATCGCGCTGCTCGGCGCCGGTGTGCTGGTGCTGATCTCCGGGAGTGAACCCGGAGACTATCTGTCCGGTGTGGAGTGGGAAACGCTGTTGTTCTTCGCGGGGCTGTTCGTTATGGTTGGTGCCCTGGTCAAGACGGGTGTTGTGGAGGCGATGGCCGAGTGGGCCACCGATGCGACCGACGGCAATGCGCTGGTGGCCGTGCTGTTGATCCTGGTGGTGTCGGCGTTGTTGTCCGGGATCATCGACAACATCCCTTACGTGGCCACCATGAGCCCGCTGGTCGCCGATCTCACCGGCAGCATCGACAACCCCGTCCACTCGGATGCTCTATGGTGGTCGCTCACCTTGGGCGCGGACTTCGGCGGCAACCTGACCGCGGTCGGCGCCAGCGCCAACGTCGTCATGATCGGCATCGCGGCCCGCGCTGGCACACCGGTGTCGTTCTGGGAGTTCACCCGCAAGGGCGCCGTGGTCACTGTCATGACGATCGGGATCGCCGCGCCATACCTG